The following nucleotide sequence is from Coffea eugenioides isolate CCC68of chromosome 10, Ceug_1.0, whole genome shotgun sequence.
CCATTTCAGAtgattttgtatttttgttagTTGTAGTTGCATGTGAAAATGGATGAAAAAATAGAGGTTTATACCAACATAATATTGGCAGTTATCATATGCTTAGCATGCTCAAAGACATAATGGATATTCTCTACTTATCCTTGAAAACTGTTACCTATTCTGCTCATGGTTGTTTTACTTAAGCATGAGAGGACTTAAGATGATCAGAGATATTATGAGGTCTGGGCACCTGCTGCAGCATATTGAGAACTTTATGAATTACGAATTGAGTCTAATATCTACTCATGGACGAAAAGAGTAGGTGCATACCTACATGATACGTGCAAGCTTTTTTATTAAAACATTTTGGGAGGGTTCTTGATGGTTAGACTGCTTAATCAGGTGTACTGGAGGTACCATTTGGGGTTCTTTAGCAGATTATTTCCAAATCTCTGGCATAAAGTTGTTGGATTGTCTCCCTTTTGTACTCTTCTTTTAAGTTGTCtacttttattctttttaaggaTTTTCCTTTCTTAGAGTTTTAAAGTTCAGCATTTTAGCAGTCTTTGAACACTTTTTCCACTCTATCTTTGAGTATCAAATCAGGACCCTTAGTTCGACATCTCTCCTTTGGTCCAGCCAATGATGACCCTTTTGTGGACATATCAATAGTTATTAATTTGTTGAAACAGTTCTTTTTCAGAGCCATCATTAATTATTAATTGATGAAGAGCTGCTTTACCATGATTCTTCCCTTGCTTTGTTGTCATTTGTGATTGAACTTAAAAAATTTTGCTCTTGAAGCATTTGGTGACAAGTATTTAATTGCTAGTTCATTGGCTCATTTGGTGTTTGAATATTAAAGGCTTATTAGTAGATCAGTACTTCAGATACGTGGTTAAAAAGGGATTCCTTGCTTTAGTCTTGTTGCAGTTGCTTTTTAAATCAAACAGATAAATTGTCTGATAGCTTAACTAATTCTCATATTTAGCCGTACAAAAGTTACTCAGAAGGTTATTAGATGGTCTTTATAATAACGAGTCACTGTAGAATTTGTTTATTGCAATATTTCCTGTTTAGTAGTATGGATTAATACCTTTTCTCTTTGGTGATTTATTTATGTCTCTTGCAGGGTGGATCTGGTGGCTTTGCTCGGCTTGCTGTTTCTGTCATTCAGAACTGCAATGAAAAGCTTGAACGCTGTATTTGTACATTTTTAAGATCTTGTATTTTGAACAGAGAAAGTATTGGGAGTGAACTTAAAGAGTGGTACCATGACATTCTCTACGAAATCTTCCGGAGTGCTCCTCAAATGCTTGTTTCTGTAATCCCTAGCTTAAGCCATGAATTACTCGTGAGTCATTTTCCTTTCTGAGTAGCACCTTTCACTATGCAAAGGGGATAGATTTTGTTGGTAACTGGTATCCTACTAGAGATTACTCAGTCATCATATTGTGACTGCATTATCTTTCAGAATCATTTACCAATCTGTATATCATGATAATATTTTTGTCATTCCTCTTGATGCTTTAATTAATCGTTTGTGTAATATGATTTGCAGACAGATCAGGTTGATGTCCGTATAAAAGCTCTTAATTTACTTAGAAAATGTTTTTCTTTGCCTGGCCACAACATTGCTGAGGAGTATCACAACCTTTTCATGGATTTTCTGAATAGATTTACGGATAAGTCTGCTGAAGTAAGGTTATGTGCTCTTTCATGTGGTAAAGCTTTGTACACTAACAATCCATCTGGGACAGGATCATCACAAATTCTCAGTAAGCTTTGAAAATTTGATTGTTCTGCTGCATTTCATGAACATTGTTCTGCTATCTGAGATAATCTTAagccttttattttctttttttttaatcttttttttgtaCATTCTTTGAAATGAGCAGCAGAGCTGGAGAGTCGACTCTTAGATTTTGATGATAGAGTTCGAATGCAGGCTGTGAGTATTGTGTGTGATGTAGCAAGATTACAAATAGGCTCTGTTACTAATGAACTAATAAGTCAAGTGGCTGATAGGCTTCGTGATAAGAAGGTTACATCTATTCCCACCTTTGCAGTTTCTGTTTAGGGTGGCGATTCTGATTATCAAAGAAATAAGGAGAAGACAgctgatgatttttttttttgaaaaaaaaaacaggtatCTGTCAGAAAGAAAGCTTTGCAAAAGTTGCTGGAACTATATCAGGATTATTGTACAAAGTGTGTTGGAGACATCAAGATGCATTTTGAGCAAATACCTTGCAAAATTTTAATGCTTTGTTATGACAAAGACTGCAAGGAGTTCAGGTAAGGTCTATTCCCTCATCAATCTTTGTTAGATAAAAACTCATTGCTGTTTCAATACACATTTTTTTTGACtgaatttttttaactttcaggCCACAAAGCCTGGAGTATGTACTAGCAGAAGATCTATTTCCTGTTTCACTTTCAGTTGAGGGAAGGACAAATCACTGGATTTTTTTGTCCTCTCTTTTTACACCATTGCATGTGAATGCATTGAATGCCATTCTATCTCAGAAAAGAAGGTATTGGTCCCAAGTTGTTGGCTTAACTTAATCAAAAAGTATTTTCTGCATTCATGTCTTTTATGCTTTCAGGTTACGGAATGCACTGCAAGCTTACTTACATCTCCGGGTCCACAAGGAGGTATGATAGAATATTTAACTTTAAGCTAGCTAATTAGCAAGCTGTTAGTTCCTGTGTCGTCCTGCAAAATTCCTTTAGTGGGCCCTCATGACTTGAAGATTGATTACTTTTGAAGCTGTTctccttaattttcttttcatagTTATACGTAAGTTTGTGTGGCGATGAGGTTTATTTACTTTGCCTGGATAATTCTTGTTAATTACTTGATGACAAGCTCTGGATAATTGTTATTAGTTACTAGACAACAAGCGATTAGGATTATTTTGCATGTAGAGATGAAGATCTTTCCAGTGAATAAGAGCCTCTTTGAATCTTGAGGTTGTATCTACGAATCTCACTCTACAAGGCCCCCTCCCCTCGTGCAGGGTTCTCCAACAGACACAATTTATGGCACTGATTGCACATGAGAATCTGACACTATAGTCAATGTGATAATGCTTTCAAGACTTTGAGATCTCTTGTGAAATTTGTGAAAACTTATGCCTCGTTTTGGACATGAGTAGTATTGAATGTATAATCCTTCAGTGTCATAGTTTACTCCAGATTCTAGATGGAACTATTGTAATTGTGGATTTAAATACTTCATTCCATGGCATATATTACATCTGTAAATCAGATTGACCAATTTTACAAAAATTATAGATTGCTCAAATTTCCAATGATTTATAATCAGAGTTAAAGTATATAAGCACGTGACAATGTAATAGTAATGTCAAAATAACAATGATTCTAAAAATTTGGAGATTTCAAATGAAGTTTGTATGTAGCTAGTGTTTTTGGATATGAATAATAGTGGATATATAACTCCCCTGTGCCATAGTTCACTCCAGATTCTAGATAGAGGCTACCTAGTTATGAATTTAAGCACTTCAGTCCAGTGTGTTTGTGCACATATAAAGCAGATCTTACAGATTAATATTACATTGCTGAAATTCCCCTGATTATACTCAGAATTAGAAGTTTTCATTGGAAAATGTTTAATGATAATTTCCTTAGACCAGAAATATGCTTCACCATGTTTAGATTGATATATCATGAGTGTATGCCTCTTGAAGGATGCAGTTTCAAATGAATTCActagtttttatttgtttggatCAATGTTTCCATATGTTAAGTTCATTTTAGTTTAGTGAGTTGGACAATTGGTCATTAATTCAACTACTGAGTGTTGATGTGAGCCTACCAAGTGATGACTTGCTTTGGAGCATACTTATATGAAGCttaattttctttaattctgCAATTGCAATGTGCTGTGCATGTGATTTTGGTTACAGCTGTTTAAGAAGGATGGCATAGGTATGATTGCAATACTGGACCATGCATTTTGAAGCCAACATTCAGTATTAGCTCTCTAGATGCTGATGCTAACTTTCAGAATATATTAAAATTCTATTTGAGATTGAATTGCTGATGTTTCTCTTAATTGTTGCTGAAATAGTTTCTACTTTCCTAAATTGGAATGTTATCTttcaaaaagcattaggaatagTTGATCAGGGTCCATTAGTAATCTTtaaatagttttcaaatcaataCACTAAGTTGTAGTCCCATTGCTCTTCTCCTGTAGCCGTCATGTTCCACACTTGTGTCTTTAGAGAATTTATTCTCCACCTCTTAGTTGGGCTGattatgaaacaaaatttggaAGGTGACAAGAAAAAATTGCGAATAGGTTAACAGTAAAAACGTGCAAAAATCAACATAAGAAGAGGACATTATTAGTTGGTATAACTGGTCTGAGAATGTTTTACTTTCTTAAATTACAATTGGCACACCAGTTCCATTTTCTTAATTTGACTACTGCTAATAGCAGTTAgcacttttttcctttttttggcaAAATGGTACTTGTTTTTACTTCTTTTCTCTATGAATCACAAACATGAGAGCACGGGTTTTATTGTTTGCACTATATTTTTCATATATCAACCCAAtatattcattttctaatagTTGTCTAAAATCTTATGCTTTTACAGGAGATAGGCTCTGACGAAATGGAAAGGAATACCAAAgctttatttaaaaaaatgtcaGCTTTGTTTCCTGATCCTGCAGAAGCAGAAGAGTGCTTTTATAAGCTGAATCAAGTCAATGATAATGATATTTTCAAAATGCTGGCAGACATGATAAACGTTGGAGATGCTCTTTCTACTAGAGTAAGTTTGTCATCCTTGCAATTGGTTTTCTACTTTGCTTCTACTTGACTCTGTTTAATAGAGATCATGTCCACTTATTCATCCATAGAGCATAAAGTCAGTGCTGTTGTGAGAATGGAGTTTTGTTTTTTAATAGGAGCTTTAGTATTCCAGAACTTGCATTGGCTTAAGAATACTctgctattttatttttcatcatTGATTATTTGACCATCTTGTAGAATAATTTTTCCATGATTGCTCCTAAATTTAAATCAGATGTTGTTGCTTTCGGAGTTCTAATtttgaaatgatattttattgtAATTGATGTTGGAAAATGACTTTAATTTGTGTTTTCGGGAATTGTATGAATGATGCAATAGGGTTAAACCATGATAAAAATCAGGAGATAAGAAAATAGAATTCATAGCTAATAAAATGGGATGGAAACATTGCAGACAAGTTTATTGCTGTACAGGATATCTTCTATTTCGAGCATAAATTTGATTCTTACAATACAAAGAGATGATAATCTGCTTAACTATTGCTGCTCAACATTTGCTTATCTTCTTAAGCACTGATCTTGAAACGGCTACTGTTAGCTTCTGAACATTTTTGGTCTTCCATATAAAAACTATTACTGGTAGGCAAATGATGAGAGTAGTTAAAATTTTCAACTGGtccttatttttttattttgtattagcttgttttatttttttgacctctttgtttgtttttgttcaCCTTATGTTCTGGAGTCTTTTTTCCTCAACTTGTTCATTGGAGTAGATGTCAGGTATGGTACATAGCAGATCCGGTACAAATACCAACTGAAATGACATTCTCTTGCCATATGTTGGTTTGTTCCAGTGAAATGAATGGTTTCGGCAGAAAATGAGGATGTCTATACAGATTTCAGATGTTGCATGCTTTGTCTTACATTtacatgcttttcttttctgtGACCAATCCTCATTTTGTTTTATTCACTGAAATTAAGAGGAGGACTTCCCTGTTGATTTATTACCAGACTTTAAAAGGCTTGAGCTATCCAAAATAGAAGCAACATGTTGCAATTAAGGAGCTTTTCAATAAGGTGGCCATTGTTTTGCCTGGACATAGCATTTAATCTGCATTGCAATCATGAACATGGCTACTAATGTTTGTTGTTCTCAGAGCAGATCACTTATGTCTCTTAGCATTTAGAAACATGAATGTATTATTGAACAGTCTCCTGTAGTTAGTAGAGACAAAACTGCAGTCAagatttttttggggatttATCAAATAGGGTAAAAGTTTATGGTTTTCTGACTTTGAGATAATTAAAGCATGAAACTTTGAAATACTGCTTATATGCAAGGTCAAAGTCTGCTAGTATGCTGCACCATGATATCCGAGGCTAAGGCCAATCAAGCTGCTGAGGTCTCTTTGGGCTTTGTTGCGAGGTTATGGTAATGCATAATTGTAGCAAGGCCATTACACTTGAATCTGAATGTTTTTCAGTAATGTGTGATTGCTACTCTACAAATTTgtataaaaagaaagaattaatGTTATATACACTCTTGAGTGTAAAGATTTTTTATGCTAATAGGTATAGGTGTATGATACATTGACAAAAagtgaatttaaaatttgaacaGTAATGATGTAGCGTTCATCTAAACCTGCTTGTGTAAAAAAATCtttacactgacagtgtataaaaATTAatcccaaaaagaaaacaaagagaaacaaaaaggaagaaagagaaaattgtaGTGGAAAATGTTTTGGTAAAAGAAGCATGCAAAAATAGATTCAAGACTCCTTGAAAATTATTGGCATACTTTAAAGCAATCAAAGTTCcaaagcaaacagcaaacaagAATATCTTATAGTTAGGATGGCATAGACCTGGCAAAACAAACCCAAAGCCAGCAATCTGCTAAACTCAGCTGAGAAATTTGGAAGGTTTTATGGGTTTAGTTTGGCTTTGAGTTTAGTTAGGTTGGGTTTCCTTAATTATGTGGTACAGGCAGGGGGATCTGTGGGTTATTGTTACTGTTGTAATTGGagtgaaagaaaaaggagaactGGACACTGGGATGGATCTAATTAGTGGGATTCTGCCTGGAAAAAGAATTGGAAGAGCAGGAAGAAGAGGAGAGGTATTCAGAGAGAAAAATACAGCATTCAGGTGGCCTTTTTGGGGCAAGGGGACTGTACTGTTTTGGCATTTAGGAAGCTTTTTTCAGTTATCCAATTGAATCTGATTTTTGAATCTTCAACACCCTTGATTGACGATTTAAGCAAATTGTCAGTCAACTTAGATTCTTCAGTGTTTGCTGCAACTGCAAAATGGGGTGTAAGCAAATAACAGTCAGTAATGTAAGTGGGACTAACTAAAACAAGCACAATTGTCAAGAGGTGCATGTCTCGTATGTTCTTCTTAAGTGGTTAGACTTGTATTCACTAAAATGACACGGCATTTTTCTGTGGCCATAGCAATTTGGTTTGATTTATGCTGTCAGGAAAAGCTCTATTCATTAAGGCTTAGCTGTTTTGGAGGTTAAGAACTTCCTAATTTTATGGATTTATCCCCTGTGCTTCATCATATGCAGGTTTGTTCGTAAGAGATTGAgctttaatccaaaaattgtatttttatGAGGTTGACATGAGCTGTAGAAGGCTAATGGCTAAAATCTTTGATATCTAAGTCAATATATACTTTCCATGATCTAAAATTCTGAGTTTGCTGAGCTATTTGTCTCCGGTGTTGACATGATAAAGCCCTTATGTTATTGCCTTTCCACTCAGTTAGAGATCATCTTCCCTGTATGCTTGCGTTATGAATTTGATATAAATTTGACTCCAGAGATGACTTATTATCTGTTCATTAAGGATTCTGGCTATGGTTGCAATTCTTTTTTGCTTGTTGTCAAGTAGCTCTTGCCTAAGCAACCTTCCAAGATCCACTTACTTTTCCTCTTTGTGCCGAATTTTGACATGcctttcaaaatttaaaacagGATTGAAATGTAATTACTATTCACATCTTACAAGTCCATGTTTGAAGAATATCCCTTCTATTAGGGTTTTCGCATAAAAATTTAGGGAAGGGCGTGTTGTTACCTTCTAATAAGAATTAGCTCTGTTTTTATTGCCCTGTAAATCAAGTAGGGTATAAAATCAGAACTGCTCGAAAAGAAGATTTGCTACTGCTTTGTCCCCGCTTTGTAAGATGTAGCTAACAGAGATGGTGATTTCTTTGATTTGGCCTTTGCATATTATtggtgttcttttttttttttttttttttttaaaccctcAACTTTCTTTCTGCATGTGCTCTGATTTGATATTATGTATCAAGTTCAGCTTTTTCATCTCTAGTATCGACCTCTTATCTTGTGTTTTTTCTTCCAGGATAACCTTCTGAGGAAGATTGGAGACCAGAGTCCACTTTTTGAATTCTTGAGATTGCTGTCATCCAAGTGCTTGTTAAACATATTTAGTTCTAGGCATGTCAGCTGTATCTTAGACCATCTTACTTTTGATAAGAGCATTCGCAATACAAAATTGGACTATTCTCCTCTGCTGCTTCTTTCAGTAAGTTGGATTGCTCATTATACAACTTAAGTtgatctctttcttctttatgtAGCTACATGGTGCTGCACTTATTGCCTTTTTTTATATCTAAAATTTTTGTGGTGTCTCACTGGACATGAACAAGATGCGGAGGTAAAAGATATTAGGTTTTCATCCTTTCCTTCAATCAATTCTCAATCAAGCGCAAATTTGTGATTCAAGCATAAACGATTAAATTCACAGAGTACCACAATGCCCTTGTCCAAAGAGGGGGAAAAAAGGTTCCAGTCAATTGATagccaaaaaggaaaaagattgcaGTAGAATTACATTTAGTGTTGTTAAAGTACCTATATCTGCCTGTGTTACCACATTGCAAACTTTTAATATCTCCTTATGTGAAACTGGTTGCAGAGAACCTGTCTTGATTGGTTGAGTATAAGCatacttttggaaaaaaatgaccAGGACCTTGAAACACTAGTGCATTTGTGAGAAGTAAGTTTGGTGTCTGTTTTAAAGCTTAGTGTTTTGACAATTAAATTCCCCTTTAATTCAGAACTTCATAACGATATGAAAGAATGGAATTCTAGTTTGGAAAATAATGCACCTGACAATCCACGCAATGCAGATATGCCCTACCAACTTGGTGTGTTATACAATGTTTGCAACCTTGTTGCAGTGACAAAGTCTATGTAGTATACTGTATgggaattttttttcccaatatGAATGCAGAAGGTTTGGCTGTAGCTTTATATGCTTCCAGTTAACTAANNNNNNNNNNNNNNNNNNNNNNNNNNNNNNNNNNNNNNNNNNNNNNNNNNNNNNNNNNNNNNNNNNNNNNNNNNNNNNNNNNNNNNNNNNNNNNNNNNNNNNNNNNNNNNNNNNNNNNNNNNNNNNNNNNNNNNNNNNNNNNNNNNNNNNNNNNNNNNNNNNNNNNNNNNNNNNNNNNNNNNNNNNNNNNNNNNNNNNNNNNNNNNNNNNNNNNNNNNNNNNNNNNNNNNNNNNNNNNNNNNNNNNNNNNNNNNNNNNNNNNNNNNNNNNNNNNNNNNNNNNNNNNNNNNNNNNNNNNNNNNNNNNNNNNNNNNNNNNNNNNNNNNNNNNNNNNNNNNNNNNNNNNNNNNNNNNNNNNNNNNNNNNNNNNNNNNNNNNNNNNNNNNNNNNNNNNNNNNNNNNNNNNNNNNNNNNNNNNNNNNNNNNNNNNNNNNNNNNNNNNNNNNNNNNNNNNNNNNNNNNNNNNNNNNNNNNNNNNNNNNNNNNNNNNNNNNNNNNNNNNNNNNNNNNNNNNNNNNNNNNNNNNNNNNNNNNNNNNNNNNNNNNNNNNNNNNNNNNNNNNNNNNNNNNNNNNNNNNNNNNNNNNNNNNNNNNNNNNNNNNNNNNNNNNNNNNNNNNNNNNNNNNNNNNNNNNNNNNNNNNNNNNNNNNNNNNNNNNNNNNNNNNNNNNNNNNNNNNNNNNNNNNNNNNNNNNNNNNNNNNNNNNNNNNNNNNNNNNNNNNNNNNNNNNNNNNNNNNNNNNNNNNNNNNNNNNNNNNNNNNNNNNNNNNNNNNNNNNNNNNNNNNNNNNNNNNNNNNNNNNNNNNNNNNNNNNNNNNNNNNNNNNNNNNNNNNNNNNNNNNNNNNNNNNNNNNNNNNNNNNNNNNNNNNNNNNNNNNNNNNNNNNNNNNNNNNNNNNNNNNNNNNNNNNNNNNNNNNNNNNNNNNNNNNNNNNNNNNNNNNNNNNNNNNNNNNNNNNNNNNNNNNNNNNNNNNNNNNNNNNNNNNNNNNNNNNNNNNNNTCATATCTCAgtatatacaactccaattcaagtgattccaaagccatccgaaagctaagatacaaggttataagtcttaagaagacattgtcaaccaaatcagtagtattcctggtcaaaacaaccaattacagaagctgagaAACAttttcggatagaaacagggcagcaggggtaattcggtcttttcacaggttacgttgctccgattgagctgaaattttgtaggcaactataaaatattattccctacaacttttatgttttaacccaagactaattcggtctctaactaagtgtaacagtaccgggcagaatgggttcaattgcaaccctaattTGGAATTTGAGTTTCAAACTAACAAGTTTACACAAGCAATCATTTCCAATACAAACCAACTACATcttacactataacaaaccattaATCCATGGTTACCCAACACTaatcatatgaaatcagaaaaaaaatcatgaacaaaagaaaaatccatcaatctcacccataggtcatgaaatcatccataaaatgacatgttctaccactagaaatccttaattgatcattattaacatgagagggaagatatttaacacctcacctttgcaactccaagaaacaagacaactagagcttgttcttcacaaatggctccactcaacaccttaaactagcttagcaactcacttttgtggagaaattggaagtttaaacggttgatttgctagatccaagcaagaaattgaagagacaagttgagagctttcttttcttttcttgtagtgagAGAGTCAGCCAAGAGGAGTAGAAATaatatgatttttgggtcaaaattgagtattagtaaaggtaagaaataatggtcaaagtccaagagtgaattggatggtgacacttgtcaccttttggtttaaaacttatctttttgtttctccaatactaatccatataggtaatatctaattatctcttagcaccttgtaaaataatatcacttaatacaaaatttcaataagttatcaaaaatatattgcatttaccgcactagcgggtcccacgtgcATAAtaaacttcaaaattaacgtggactaacttggatcaagaaaatgatttgaaaactatattttcttataaaaatgtatagaaaattaatatattgaagaaaacaaaattatagacaagaaaacaaaataatgtcgagaaaatatataaaaattttcggattctcacactcattcttttcggggcatCATAATAGATTTGTCACTGATGGTGTAAATCGACCTCTGCAGCTTTTCAGCAAtatgaaaatttaaaagaatTCGTATCAATGAGGGAATACTATGCATACAAGTTTCAAATGAGAAAGGAATACAATCCAAATATTCTAAACACCGGCCGTTTACTACAACAATTTGCTGTTGATATGTATGTCAAGCTTGAAACTCAGAGACTTGACTTTTACAGAAGCAAACAATTACTTATTCGAAGAGAACAGCTCCAAGGCTTGATGGACTCTGTTGGTCATGGACAATCTCAGGGTTCTAAAGTAGGTCAGCGTATATTATTACCTGCTTCATTTATAGGAGGACCTTGAGATATGAAAAAAAGGTATATGGATGCTATGGCCTTGATCCATAAATTTGGGAGACCAGATTTATTTTTTACAATGACATGTAATCCTTCATGGccagaaattaaagaaaacatgcTGCCTACTGATAAAGCGCAAAACAGAATTGACTTATGTGCTAAGATGTTTCATGCTAAATTGGAAATGTTAAAACAAGAGCTcttcaagaaagaaatttttggTGAAGTTGCAGCATATACTTATGTCATTGAGTTTCAAAAACATGGCTTACCACATGCTCACTTTCTTATTGTTTTGAAACCAAATTCAGAGTTGTACTCTGCTGATTCTTATGATCAAATTGTCTGCGCTGAACTACCAGATGAAAATACCCAGAAGCATTTGTTCAAAATGGTCTGCAGGCATATGATGCATGTACCTTGTGGCAGTAAAAATCTCAACAATGTGTGCATGCAGCGTAAACGAGTTAAATTCTGTAAGAACAAGTATCCAAAGCAATGGGCAAATAGTACAACTCATGGAGAAAATGCTTATCCAATATACCGACGAAAAAATGATGCAAAAGTAGTTATCGTCTGAGGCAAAGAGCTGGATAATAGATGGGTAGTACCATCTAACCTATACCTATTCGCAAAGTTCAATTGTCATATCAATGTCAAGATCTGTTCTACCATCAAAGTTGTCAAATACATGTTCAAGTATATTTTCAAAGGGCACAACAAAATCCATTTTTGAGTCAACTCAAATACTTCAGAGCAATACGTGGATGAAATTAAAGAATATCAGACAGTGAGGTGGGTTTCTGGTATTGAAGTAATGTGGCAAATATATAGATTTTCTCTTAGTGAAATGCATCGTTCAGTTATGAATTTACAGTTGAATTATCAATCTATGACTTTCAAGAATGATGAAGATATCAGAGATGTTTTGAAAAATCAATTCAAGAAAAGGACCATGTTAACACAGTTtttctatatgaatgca
It contains:
- the LOC113750729 gene encoding sister chromatid cohesion protein PDS5 homolog A-B-like, yielding MAAAESEAEAQQLISRLGKQLKASKTCPNKDSLVKLLKEAVIALGKFKQLKSLNSVIQPLSDSLIKHGLLQHKDKDIRILVATCFCEIIRVLAPDPGFSDDVFTDIFKLLQSIFAETGDYKSPYFSRRVKLLETVAKLNVCVLMLDVGCDDLILKMFKIFFSAAREQHPQSVINAMSSIMARILEDKLEEKDLESLIFQEKFSEPLLDVIIQNLLKESKGGSGGFARLAVSVIQNCNEKLERCICTFLRSCILNRESIGSELKEWYHDILYEIFRSAPQMLVSVIPSLSHELLTDQVDVRIKALNLLRKCFSLPGHNIAEEYHNLFMDFLNRFTDKSAEVRLCALSCGKALYTNNPSGTGSSQILTELESRLLDFDDRVRMQAVSIVCDVARLQIGSVTNELISQVADRLRDKKVSVRKKALQKLLELYQDYCTKCVGDIKMHFEQIPCKILMLCYDKDCKEFRPQSLEYVLAEDLFPVSLSVEGRTNHWIFLSSLFTPLHVNALNAILSQKRRLRNALQAYLHLRVHKEEIGSDEMERNTKALFKKMSALFPDPAEAEECFYKLNQVNDNDIFKMLADMINVGDALSTRDNLLRKIGDQSPLFEFLRLLSSKCLLNIFSSRHVSCILDHLTFDKSIRNTKLDYSPLLLLSLHAFQQYENLKEFVSMREYYAYKFQMRKEYNPNILNTGRLLQQFAVDMYVKLETQRLDFYRSKQLLIRREQLQGLMDSVGHGQSQGSKVEIKENMLPTDKAQNRIDLCAKMFHAKLEMLKQELFKKEIFGEVAAYTYVIEFQKHGLPHAHFLIVLKPNSELYSADSYDQIVCAELPDENTQKHLFKMVCRHMMHVPCGSKNLNNVCMQRKRVKFCKNKYPKQWANSTTHGENAYPIYRRKNDAKLNYQSMTFKNDEDIRDVLKNQFKKRTMLTQFFYMNATSDLAKALKCIYKEFPEHFVWHPDKRRETKDTISETEIIVSDEDVASINQLNTKQKLAFDIITAYVYNNQKASFFLDGPGGTSKTFLYKALLADIRSKGFIALATASSGVAASILLGGQTAHSCFKIPISMDMSNMYSVSKVH